CATGCGATTGAACGAGGTGCCCCGAATCCGGGAGTACGCCATCATCGCCATCCATGACGCTGAGGATGTTGTCCACCCGCTCGCGCTGAAGGTGTACAATTATTTTGTCCCGGGCGATTATGACATGGCGCAACTGCCGGTGTTCGCGCTGGAACTGCCGGTCTGGAGATACTGGGCTGGGAACACGTATATCGACGATTTTGCGGAGTTGCACACGAAGGACCTGTTCATCCGGCAGAGCATTGGAGGCATCGTGCCGTCGGCGGGGGTTGGAACCGCCTTTTCCAGGAACACGCTGGAGCACCTGTCCGCGGCCAATGAAGGCGATCCGTTCCTGATCGGCAACCTGACGGAAGATTACGAGATCGGCATTCGGGTCAAACGCGCGGGTTTTCGCACGGGCGTGGTCAATTACCCGGTTGACCGCATCATCCGCCGCAAGCAGCGCGACGGTTCGCTCGGACCGCCTCAAACCGTCACCGAAATCGTGGCGATTCGAGAGACATTCCCGCGCACGTTCATGGCCGCCGCCCGCCAGCGGTCGCGCTGGATACTGGGCATTTCCTTCCAGACCTGGGAACAGACCGGATGGGCAGGCACACTGCCGATGCGATACACACTGCTGCGGGACCGGCGCGCCCCGCTGACGCACTTCATCAACATGATCGGCTATCTCGTGCTCGCGGTTATCTTGCTGCAATGGCTGTTCCGGCAAACGCCCTACGCCGCGCAATTTTATGTGCGGCCCCTCTTATTGCCGGACTCGCTCCTGTGGAAGATTGCCATCGTGGACACATGGCTGCTCGCGTATCGCGGGGTGCAAAAGGTCATCAGCGTCTATACCATTTATAATCTGAAACAGGCGGTCTTCTCGCTCCCGCGGGTCGTTATCGGCAACATCATCAATTTTTTCGCCACCGTCCGCGCCGCCAAAACCTATCTTGCGTACAAAATGTTCGGCAGACCTTTCGTCTGGCACAAGACGGCGCACGTTTTTCCGGGCGAAGCAGAGCTGAGCGAATACAGGAAAACGATCGAAGACCTGCTTGTCGAAGAGGGCCTGGCCACGCGCGAACAAATATTCCAGGCGTTGAAGATGGGAAAGTCCGGTTCTGCGCCGCTCTGCCTGTTACGCCTCGGCCTGATCAACGAAGAACAATTCACCGAAGTCTGGGCAAAACACTCCGGCCTGGACGTTCAGTTCGTCAATCCGTTCAACATTCCAGACGGCTTGTTGCGGCGTTTTTCCGAAGAACAATCCCTCCGGACAGAAGCGATTGGAGTTGCTGGGAACGACGGCCGGACGCGCATGGCGTTTCGTGAGCCGCCTACGTCCGAACAACTTGAACGGCTGGCGCGCGAGCTGGGCACGAACATAAAGCCGGTGCTGGCCCGCCCCTCGAGCATCGCGTTCGCCCGCAATCGCGCCTATCCAAGACTGGTTCTGCCCGCGTCGCCGATTCTCGCCTGCTCACAAATGTTCCAGCAGGCGGCCGCCGTGGAGGCTGGCGTCTTGCTCGAGGCATTGAGCAGCCAGCACGCCGCCCATCGCAGCCTGCCGGACATGATGGTGGACATGGGGATGCTTACCGAAACTCAGGCCCGCCGTGTCTGGGCCGAGAGCCTCGGCTGTCTGCCTTCCGAGCCGGCTGGAATGACACTCAATCAGGATCTCTACCGGAAGGTCGGGCCGGTCTTCTGGTGGCTGCACCGGTTGCTGCCCGTGGGCGAGCATACGATTTGCGCGGGCGCCACACCGCACCCGGATATGATCGAGTGGTTGACGACGAAGATCTGGGTGCGGCCCGAGCTGGTCGCCGATCTGCCCAACAGGATTGAACTGGCGGCTCGGCGGCTCGGCGTGGAAATTGACCCGGACCAGGTGTTTTACGACCACTTGCTGGCAA
The window above is part of the Candidatus Angelobacter sp. genome. Proteins encoded here:
- a CDS encoding glycosyltransferase family 2 protein, coding for MRLNEVPRIREYAIIAIHDAEDVVHPLALKVYNYFVPGDYDMAQLPVFALELPVWRYWAGNTYIDDFAELHTKDLFIRQSIGGIVPSAGVGTAFSRNTLEHLSAANEGDPFLIGNLTEDYEIGIRVKRAGFRTGVVNYPVDRIIRRKQRDGSLGPPQTVTEIVAIRETFPRTFMAAARQRSRWILGISFQTWEQTGWAGTLPMRYTLLRDRRAPLTHFINMIGYLVLAVILLQWLFRQTPYAAQFYVRPLLLPDSLLWKIAIVDTWLLAYRGVQKVISVYTIYNLKQAVFSLPRVVIGNIINFFATVRAAKTYLAYKMFGRPFVWHKTAHVFPGEAELSEYRKTIEDLLVEEGLATREQIFQALKMGKSGSAPLCLLRLGLINEEQFTEVWAKHSGLDVQFVNPFNIPDGLLRRFSEEQSLRTEAIGVAGNDGRTRMAFREPPTSEQLERLARELGTNIKPVLARPSSIAFARNRAYPRLVLPASPILACSQMFQQAAAVEAGVLLEALSSQHAAHRSLPDMMVDMGMLTETQARRVWAESLGCLPSEPAGMTLNQDLYRKVGPVFWWLHRLLPVGEHTICAGATPHPDMIEWLTTKIWVRPELVADLPNRIELAARRLGVEIDPDQVFYDHLLAKGILRKEDLPDLATLRSIVAEPLSSWLLLQKLLTEEQLHQIFLEIAQLPAVTGWKPEEVGRLLPALPPGFPAETGCYCLEASERGVRIGLAQLPSVQTLREIHDRLAGYPILFHALTYVDAVKLRHLASKD